The DNA sequence ATGTGAATTACAACCAAGAATTCAGGGTCACTTTCAGAGAATGGGACGGGATCAGACCTTTGGCATTTACCATCGCACTATTAGGCACCATGGTTTTCCCACACGGCCCGAGCCTCAGTATCAACACCCGAGTGATAATGCTTACGCACACTCTGTTCCACGGGCATCTAAACCAAGGGCAAGTAAAGTATTATCCTATTGCACCTGTCATCCTTTCCGACATGTACCGTGCTTTGGGGAATTGCAAGGAAGGGCATTGTTACTTTCAGGGTTGcaaccttcttcttcaatggtggaTAATGAGTCACTTGGTGAAGAGAcatggaactcaagaactccataCCCTCGATGAACATAATGCTCTTAAGAGTTTGAATGACATGTTGTTCTGGGCAGActtggaaaaaagaagaaccAGAGAAAGATGGGCTCAAATTTTTTCTGAGTTGAGAGAAGAAAACATCCAGTAGATGCTCGACCGTTTCATCTCAAAAGATGCCATAGTACGAGGCGACAGACAACTTGT is a window from the Solanum stenotomum isolate F172 unplaced genomic scaffold, ASM1918654v1 scaffold21610, whole genome shotgun sequence genome containing:
- the LOC125851016 gene encoding uncharacterized protein LOC125851016, giving the protein MDRFPKFDMVVEAPVLLKMWYNDLTVVHKRVLNKYIGALTELINMVGWPELIEVLTGYWDNEKMVFRFGTTEITPTIEEIRDGIDTVGAGLERRVRKRENILIPNKPTLEDIVNWLGLRKDCAYWAEGSNVSFMDLYVRFGDASFYVNYNQEFRVTFREWDGIRPLAFTIALLGTMVFPHGPSLSINTRVIMLTHTLFHGHLNQGQVKYYPIAPVILSDMYRALGNCKEGHCYFQGCNLLLQWWIMSHLVKRHGTQELHTLDEHNALKSLNDMLFWADLEKRRTRERWAQIFSELREENIQ